The following DNA comes from Lentibacillus sp. Marseille-P4043.
CATTTACTACCGTTATCAGCTTTGGCTGGTTCCGGCTTTCTGATTCTGGCTGATCTGGTTTCCCGAACTATCATTGCACCATCTGAATTGCCGATTGGCGTTATTACTGCTTTAATTGGTGCACCAATTTTTGCGGTTATTTTAATGAGGCAACGGCTGAAAGGGAGAGGGTAATATGATCGATGTCTTACATGTTTCCGGCGGATATTCAAATGAAGCTATTCTAAAGGATGTTTCCTTCCGTGTAAACAAGGGGGAATTCTTTGGCATTATTGGCCCGAATGGCAGTGGTAAAACAACATTGCTGAAAATGATGAGTGGTATTTTGCCAATCAAGTCTGGTGAGATTACATTGAATGGGGAGTCGGTTTCGTCCTATTCGGTCAAAGATTTTGCAAAATGGATGGCTGTTTTGCCTCAGCATACGTCGCAAACATTTAGTTATACCGTGAAAGAGACGGTCTCACTCGGTAGATATGTCCATCAAAAAGGGCTGTTTCAGTCGTCTTCCGAGGAAGATGAACGGGTTGTGCAGGAAGTGATGAAGCAAACCGGTGTTGATCATTACCAGGATGACTTGCTTGATAGGCTTTCTGGTGGGGAACGCCAGCGTGTTTATTTAGCCCAAGCCTTGGCCCAGAATCCGCAAATTCTACTATTGGATGAACCGACTAATCACCTTGATCTAGCTTTTCAAAAGGAATTGCTAGATCTATTGAAAAAGTGGACCAATGAGAAACAGTTAACGGTCGTGTCGATTTTTCATGATTTGAATTTGGCTAGTTTGTATTGTGATCGGTTATTGATGTTGCATCAAGGCGGCATAAAAACTTGTGATCAACCAGATGAAGTATTGAAGGCGGAAAAGGTACAGGAGGTTTATGAAACTCGGATTGAAAAATATCCCCATCCGAAAATTCCCAAACCGCAGATTATGTTGGTTCCTGAAAAACAGGACAGTAAGAAAGAGGTACCGCTAATTAAAGAAGATTTTTTGCGAGTTAGCAAGGAAATGATTCATTTGCAATCACCTATCCCGCTAAAAACATTGTCCTCTGGTGTAACTGGTTCAGGAATGGGGTGGC
Coding sequences within:
- a CDS encoding adenosylcobinamide amidohydrolase: MIDVLHVSGGYSNEAILKDVSFRVNKGEFFGIIGPNGSGKTTLLKMMSGILPIKSGEITLNGESVSSYSVKDFAKWMAVLPQHTSQTFSYTVKETVSLGRYVHQKGLFQSSSEEDERVVQEVMKQTGVDHYQDDLLDRLSGGERQRVYLAQALAQNPQILLLDEPTNHLDLAFQKELLDLLKKWTNEKQLTVVSIFHDLNLASLYCDRLLMLHQGGIKTCDQPDEVLKAEKVQEVYETRIEKYPHPKIPKPQIMLVPEKQDSKKEVPLIKEDFLRVSKEMIHLQSPIPLKTLSSGVTGSGMGWHRSFVNRHVGKDYNCDDHKQDMIDYLTDHGFEPNETVGMMTAVDLKDVSYQFLEMDGCSIFVVVTAGTGNAVDVAFGEKHGFTQSPGTINTWVFVNGKLTDEAFIQCIMTATEAKVKALREESILDQITETYATGTSTDSMLIAATQKGPEISFGGSITPLGSLVGKGVFACTKQALQHYVARKNPK